DNA sequence from the Pomacea canaliculata isolate SZHN2017 linkage group LG7, ASM307304v1, whole genome shotgun sequence genome:
AATAGGGAAAGGAACATATTAATTGCAAAATATCCAAGACAAGATATGAATATAATCATAGTGTCTGTTGTGCTAAAATGAGTCTAATCAACATGCTGTGAGTTAGTCTTAGAAACTGACTTTCCTTGTAACCTGTTTTGACACTGGTTTAAATGTTTCAGGTGACACAAAAGATGTCTAGATGGCATGTGGTCTGCAAGATTCCATTTGCATGTTTGGTCACAATGACTACAGTAATGTGCTTAGCAACAAAGGTTGCTGCATGCCCGACTCCATGCCAGTGCACACAGACCTACTTTGTGTATTGCCAGAACATCAGTCTCAGCAGTGAGAGTTTAGCTGATGTCACCAGTGTTGTGCCTCAGGAAGCCATTCTGTTGGATGTAGGTTTCAATAATGTGGATATCCTTAGTTCCGGTCTTTTGGAAAGGCTGTCTAATCTGGAGTACTTAAACCTTGCCAACAACAGGATCAGCAAGATAGGACTTGGAATGTTCAGTAACCTGCAACAGTTGAAGGACCTAAACTTACAGCACAATCACTTGAAAGAGGTAGGAAGGGGTATTTTTATCAATATGTCAAGGCTAAAAAAGTTGAATTTAGGAGGAAATCGACTCACTGCTATTCAAGAACATGCATTCAGCTTGTCTGGTCTGCAACAGCTCTACCTTCAGGAGAATGGTCTGACAGCTCTCAGACCATCACAACTTGCAGGATTACCCTTGTTGGAATATTTGGATTTGTCAGATAATCTGATACAGACCATTGAAGGAGGATCATTTAAAGATTTAATAGtgttaaaaaaactaaagctTTCCAACAACAGACTTTCTTCACTAGCAGAGAATGTATTTGAAGGTTTGTCCTCTTTGAAAGAGTTGTTCCTAGACAGAAACACACTGCCTTCACTGGACTGTTTTGGTGTGCCCAATTTTGCAGCAAATTTGCACCTTCTGGATCTTGCAAACAATTCTTTAATATCAATCCCTGCTGATATTTTCCCTCAACTCAGGAATCTCAAGACCATTCAGTTGAATCATAATCATATTTCTCACATTGGGCAGCAAGCTTTCAAAGATCTTCAGTTAGATAGGCTAAACTTGGCATACAATTTCCTGGAGACAATTGATCGAGAAATGTTAAATGGTGCTCGAAGAATTTCTTCAATAAATTTGAGCCATAATCATATACATACCATAAAAACAGGTGTGTTTGACAATTTTCGAGGATCTGTATATGTGCTGAACATGGCTGGTAATAATCTCACAAGCATTCATTTTGGAATGTTTCGGGGAATGCAAAACTTACAAACCTTAAATCTCTCACATAATTCTCTTGGGAGTATTCTTGATAAATCTTTTGAGGATCTTGTTCGTTTAACAGAGCTGTGGCTTGATAACAACAAGCTTCAGTGGTTTTCAGCAGACTTGCTGAAGGGAACATCCATGCGGACTCTTAGTGTCATTGAAAATCCAGTCACAGAGCTGCGAGGGTTCAGCTTTGAGGACTCCACTGACGCCATCAGCATCTTGGTGAACTTGACAGTGACATTTGTGGCACAAACATCAATCACTGTATCATGGCCATACAAAGAGGGCTCTCAGCTGTACTGGACATTACAGGTGTGGTGTGTGTCAGAAACTGGTCAGGAGGCTTCCAAGTGTAGCAGGCCAATTCAAGAAGAAAATCTCCCCACCTATAAGACATCAGAGACCATAAGTGGCCTTCAGCCTGGTACacagtattttgtttgtgtgaatcCTGTTTTTCTTGCCAAAGATGTGCTCATTTCACAGTGTGTGCTGGTCTCCACTCTGTCCATATCTACATCAACATCATCTCCTGTTGGAACTGCTAAATCACAGTCCAGTTCTGTCACAGTGGGGCACCAGTATGATGTTGAGCTGCAAAGGTATATTCTGGCTGTTCTGCTTTCATTATGGATAAATATGGTGCAATGTTTATGATTTCCAATTGTTATTTATCccacaaaaattttgtttcattaaatcTTCAAGGAGTGTTTATGTGGGCAAGAGACACACAGTGAGCAAAGCACTGAATTGGACAGGATTTTCCTGTAATAAGTAATAATCATATTAGCTTTTTTAAAGTAACCTTAGTTCGTAGAATcttgacaattttaaaaatctttcatgaTTCATGTCTTGTTTCTGTTAATATCATGGGATATTAGTTATAATGAAGGAACATTGAGCATTTTTTATAAAGAGTGTAAAAGAGATGATATggaaaatttcttgtttttgcgagagaaataatgtataaaagttttttaatattGGTCAGAACTGATCAAGAAAGTTAGATGGTATGCTGAACTATAGAAACAGAGTTATATAAGTTGTTTACTCTCATTTGAATTCATCTTGGATTTATTGTGCAACTGTTTTGAACcaagtttataaaaacatcTCTGGTAACCAAATGATGGCATCATAAATGATGAGTTTTTGACTATGACTTGCACAATATGTGAGTAAACAGCTGAACTGGAAGAAGGACTACACTTGCATAATAGAGCTTTGTTTGTGATGTAATGAGGTGTGTAGATGTTATGATTTAGGTGAGGTGTATCATtagttaaaacaaacaaaaggtaaaCTGTATGCAGTATGTTCTAGCATCAGAAGTGTTTTCAAAAAGCTCAAATTCTGATATCTCATTCTCTTGGGtactttcattttgttacaTTAGTAAAGTGGAGAGTAtgacatcttttaaaataaaaaatgctgtgCAAGAAAAGAATACCTACTTAATCGaccaaaaaatgtttacagtgcTGCAAATTAAGGAAGAACGAAAATGattctaataataatttgctttcTCCTTAGATTTACATTATTAgtagaatgcttttttttagGTTGgtgccttttgtttttttgcaataaGTATAATTGATTATGCTTgctttattttgataaatgatGGGTAGATTAgtgtaattatatttatacGCTTAAAGTTAAGCATATTATAGAGTTATCAGCAACAGTCAGAAGTCTTGACCttataaactaaaatattcCATGATGGTGTCCGTGCATACAGTAAGTGTGCAAATGGACATGCTGGTCAGTCAATCAGTCACTTATGTTAAATTGAACATactataaagaaatatttatgtaatataaataacaCTTTGCATAATTGTTACTGGGACAAATGTTGCTTTGTCCTAGTAGATGTCATCTTAAATTTAACCTGCAGTAACCTTGCAGAGGTGATATTTCAACTGCTGATATAATACATTATCTTCACACTAGGTGCCATATCAAAATCATTTACAGATACTACAAATCAGTATTACCTGTAGCACAAGATCTATTGCTGTTCGGTGAACCGTGGTGTTTGAATAGATGACCTACTTAAATCTTTCTCCTGTTCCCACCCTTTCAAGTTGTATTTTCCCATTTCTTTTAACAGCACTTCTCTTTTGAAATTCTTCTTCATTCAGTCTGAGACCTTTAGTAATATCCATGTATGGTTTCAACAAACATTCTACAACTGCCATAGGCAGATACCACCCAGCGAGCAATTGCCAGGTAAATGGCCTGCAAACAATATTTGATCATGGAGAGAAGTGGGGCAGTCAGGAAAGAGGGATGGATATAGGAGGTAATAGCTGGATACCTGATTCTACAATTAAATTTTCATCACTTTCCTTATCATTTACAATTCTTCTATTATTCTTGCTAGAGTATCTGTAGCAGTTGAAATGCTTGTTTGATGTACAGATGGTTTCTCCAGTGCTGCAGTAGAGTTGATGCTGCTTTAAGATGGTATGTTAATTGCAAGTAAAATAGCTTTTGTAAAAACAAGACATAAAGCTGGAATCAGGTatgatcccccccccccaactcacacacacacacagagaataagAACAGTATACAGGCATGCGGTAAACTGCttgtttattgtgatttataAGATGACTGTTCTACAGGTACTAGGCACACACATTGAGCCACTATACCAGTTATTAAACATGACGAGCATAGGTAGCTTCCAGGGTTAAAAAGCTTTACATACTCAAACAGTACAATACAAATGATGCCAAATTTTAAAGTAGTACTTTTTTGAACAAATATTGTGTTAAgttagatttttttctaaatttgatGAGTGGCTATGTCCACATACAGTCTAGACCCAGTTAACTACAGTCAGTAGATAGTTCACTTGGTAACAGGTGAGATAGGCCGCACAGTCACAGGTGCGTGacacattttttacaatttacaagGGCCATAAAAATCATTAGGTGGTCTAGTGCAAAGTAATCGCAGAGGGGAACGATATTTAACTAACCTTTTCATCAAATCAGTCATCTGTGTGTCGTTCTTcttacatttcaaattttacCCAGGAAGTAAACATTTGCATTTAGATACTTGTTTTCTTAACCATATTCTTTTGATGGTAAAAATAATGCTGTTAACAGTGCTTGCAACAGATCTATActttcacaataaaaatattatatggATGGTCTCTTGCTTGGAAAACCTGTCCTGTTATTGTACTAGAACGCTGCACTATCCATTCACTTGAATGAAGAAAGTTTAGATTCTCAAAATCTGTGTGCAGTGTCCATATTAGTGTTTGTTCAGTTCTCTCAATACAGAATGGAGGGAGCGGAGAACTTTAGTGCCAGTATATTTGTTTAAGATTTCCCTCTCTTGTACCAACTATGCtatgtacacagtgacacagGTGGCCTGCCATGGGCACTGCACTACTGTAGAGTTACCAGCCAGCTTTTTAGTAGCACTAGCTCAATTGGGGTACATTTATGAAGTAATCAGTGCCTGTACATAGCCAGGTACTTGTTTGTAAAGGAGCAGCTATATCATAAACATGTGGTCTGCAAACAACAGTTGAATTATCTCCTCTCTCACTAGAGTTAAAGCCACTCTTTCCTAGCCAGCAAATGCTAGAAGTGTTCGCTGTAGATTTTATAATTGTCAGAATCTTGTTAGAATGCCACAAACAAGGTTATTCAGTCAGTTTTCTGGTTGTGTTTATATTAGCTTTATTCTGCCCATTcctatgtatttatattttatcttttgtcctTGAAGATCATGACTATTTGCCCAATGCAGTATTGCCTGGGTgtacattaaattaattttatagaaaaaaaatcatgcactttttttattcttgtatgAATCTGCATAAAGAAAGGGGGCGGGGCTTAAATAGAACACATCAAAATACCATCAAGTCATTCAGAGCCACTAACATGATTTTggacaaaaatattacagtgtgtgtgtgattgagacCTGCAACGCATGCCTAGACATACAACAGAAAATACATCTTGGAGCACCATCTGTTGGCTACATGAAGCAAATAAACCCtgtgaagacaaaaataaaatttaaaaattaatgatgcTATTAGAAggagttataaataaatatgccaAGCCTGTGATCCTGAAAACAGGATACCAGTGGCCGATAGCAAGAGCACCACTCAGCTGCCCCCTCAGGGCCAACAATGACATTCGCTTCCCACTAGTGCCCTTATTCCCGCCTCCCGGTATCCGGGGTACACTGGGTCGCATTGTACCTGTAAAGCGGTTTAACCTGCCGGAGGAGTCAGGTACAAAACAGTTGTGTCGGGCAGGCAGGCGAGGTCAGAGGGCAAGTTGGAGTGACGCTGGGCGGTGCCGTGTGGTGTGGGGCGCTCTTATCTCCCCTCGTCAGTCATCGTTGGTCTTCCACATATTAGTAATATACACCTCCGTTACTCAAGGTTTTAACAGCCTGTGTGCTTATCGTGTCGCAGTCGTGATTTAGTTCTGGAATAATGGTGTTAGGTATAAACAGGTTAAACCGTGGCTTCTTGTGGTCGACGCAGACAAGTCCAGGACAGCTGCAGCTCGCAAGAGAGTGCCAGCGTTCATGTTATtaccataattattattttagtacGGCCACCGAGCGGGTGGAATACGGTGTCTATCGGCGTTCTAAATGTGATTACTGTGTCCTGACTGTGGGTCTATGGAATCGTCGGAACAACTCTGTGTAAAGTAGAAATAGAGATGAAGCACATGTACTCTTCTTCTGCAAAGTTTATACAAACCTCAGAACATAAGTCCCAGCACTGCAAGGTGTGCAATCCCTACACACCTAGACAGTCATGGGAGATACCTTGAGGCAACCACTAGGCTGATATCCCGCTTTCTGTATAATGCCTTTGAATCGCGCAATACTGGTCTAAAATATGAtgtactaaaataaatattctttgttaTACAATGAGTGATGTTCTTGTGGGTACgttgttatttaaatgtttaacgATCCAGTGTATTTTTCAATACAAATGGCTTACCCCTTGATATGAACCAATGGTGGTGCCAATAAATGATCAAGACCATGTTTGTTTAATGCTGTCCTTTTATGAAAGCCATACTTCTAATATGCCAACAAGCAACTGTGCATTTTCATCACGATAAAGGTTCTCTTTCGACCATTTAGTGTGGGTTCTCTTGATTGTATGGCACTAACACTGTCCACTACACTGTGGCCTCCATTTAAAGCAGGTTCCGTACGAAGTAGCGCATCGCCAGCAGTTGAAGGCGTTTCATGTGCTTGTCCACCCACGCCTCATCCTTTACTCCACGAACCACGTgaccctcacataaagcttATGAATGTCAGGTAATTGCGTTATTAACGGTGAAGTCCCGCTGGCTGCAAAGACGCCAGAGTTCACACAGATGTAAACCAGTAAAATAAAACCTCCAAGAGACATTCAATATTTTAGGATATCCTGCCGGCGTCTTTCAACTACAGTCCGTAGAATGAAGCTCGTGCGAAAGTCAAAGTGCGTCTGCATATCTTATTGCTTTAAACTGGAGTTGAACGCGTCCTGATTTATGAAGTGTGTCTGAGGTTTAAGGTTTTTCGACGCCTTCAAATGCCGACCAGACACATCTTAATCCTGAGTGTTTGGCACGCCATGGTGTTATGGCCTGTACTCAGAATTCCTCACCAGATGCTTCTTTCAAGGGCCAGCGACTCTGTTTGAGGTGGCGCGATGGTCTCCTTTGCTGTTGACCTGCATGGTCTAAGATTTCGCCCTTAGTCGTAATAGATATGCGACCATTATTTACTCGCAAAAGGTAGCAGAGCGTGCATGCACGAACACACGCTCATTTGAACAGCTAGAAGGAGGCCTTGGCGTGCAAGAAGTCCGGCTCTTGGTCTCAGATCGCATCCAGGCGCTTGAAGAGACATTATTTGCGACAAACTTTTCGTGTCATTCAGTCAAACACACGAAAGAACTGTAACACCTGTGATGGAGTGAGAATATTTGGGGACGTTTGAAATTACCAACTGCTAAAGATGTTAATATTAATGGAGCTTTCCGAAAGAACCTTTGTtcatgagtgtgtgtatgcataaaGGCAAGGAAAGCCAGTGGCCGTTTACTTAAGCCCTAACCATGATGAATACTTATTTTGTAGAATTTAGACATATGCTTTCTTGCGTTCGTTTCCGTATTCATGATGtagattattatttactgtattatGTAAGTATAACTGTGACATATGCGTGTAAAACCGTTCGCGTGGCCGAGTTCAGATGACTTGGTGGGTTATAACTACACATATACGTATCTGATGGCATAACCAGTTTCGAGGACGCCATCTTTGTCAATAGGTCTCAATTTTCGAGCACTCCAGATCGAAGtgtacttcttttgttttacatccacAAAGGTAAATGAACCAGTGAATCGCACTGTAAAATAAGGGCTGACGTTTATCTCGATAACTTTATATTGTACTTTGCAAAGTGctaatacaaagaaataaaaaccactAAGAAAGAAACCActgcaaatttttttatcaggtCATGTAAAGCGAAACTGGTTAAAATTCAGTTAACTGAACTGTGTTTACGTGGGATCTTAGATGACGTGTATCTATAAGTGCAAACTATATATGTGTATTTTGGGAAATTTTGGGAAACCCATTTGGGATTTCCTGTGAGCGTATAACTGCATCATAACGTATGTCGCCACGCCTGCTGCGACATAACACTATCACACCATGCGATATAACACTATCACACCATGCGATATAACACTATCACATCATGCGATATAACACTGTCACACCATGCGACATAAGCACTGTCACACCATGCGACATAACACTATCACACCATGCGATATAACACTGTCACACCATGCGACATAGCACTGTCACACCATGCGACATAACACTATCACACCATGCGAATATAACACTGTCACACATTCACACCATGCGACATAGCACTATCACACCATGCGACTTGAGGGCGACAGTCAGATAACCAGGAATACGGCACGATTCGTCGTGGGTTGGACCTGAATGGCACTTTTACATTGTCTTAGTGAAACACAggtgattttttcccccttctatGATTCTTCTCAATCCCACCCCCAAATACCAACCTAACAGCCAGGGGAAAAAATCGCTTTAACGAGATAGGATAACTGTGACTGTGATTTATCGCGAATAGACCACGTCTGGCCTTTCCTTGACAGCAGGAGCACAGAAGGTTGTAATGTGGGTTTCAAGAGGCAGTTAGCGAGGCTAGTTTTTCACCATTTGACGTCTCCGGAGGGATTTAGTCTGCCTTAACATGCTCGATAAGTACGACCATAtcatcagcattttttttaagcgCTGAACATCTTTTCAACCCTTTGGAGTTATGCTTATGAGTGCTTTGTGGAGATGACGCCAGGAAGGATATTTACTGCTCTCCCGAATCAagtttaagaaaagaaagaaagaaaccttaacattttaaaagttggaAAGGAGCAAGTGGTCAAAGTTATGTCCACATAGAGCATCGGGTCGGTGCTGTAGCTTGTGGCAGCTTCAGCGCTGGATGAGGCTGGAGGACACTTCTTGTGCTCCTTTGATATTTCCAAAATAGCCGACAGTAAATGGTTTTTGAATAACACAACAGATCAGTGACCCGGTAAAGAAAGGATGTTGAGATATTGTCATAACTAGCAAAACGTTTGATTTCTTCCCAAATGCTCATCAGATGTGACAAAGGTGGCTAACATTCTAGCCGCAATCGCGCTGGTGTATCTTAACACTTGCACTGGCCTTCATTTGACTGCTTCAGGATAAAAAGGCAGCGATTGAATTTCCTGTGTAGAGGTGTCCCTCGTTGTTGTTTCGGATTTTGCGCCCGTAACCTGGCAGCACCGACTTTTCTGTTCTAATAATGCGAGTCTTAGCAGTGGTTTGGGCCTACCGGCAGGGAGGTGTGTAGCTTGCATTTGCAAACGTAAGACCTTCAGACCGTCGGGCCATACTTTTGCTAGGATGTGCCAGCCTGAACTTTTCTGCCTGTTTCATCATTTCTTCAGAAGTTGTGGGGTTCTTCTTCTTTAAGAAGACTGCTTCATCCCTGGCGACACTTGTTTCCCCAGAATGAGGGAGAGACAGAGTAAGTAATACTAGACAGAGTAAGCCAGCTTACTGGCAGATGTGCTAAACGAGTGAAGAAATCAAGCATGGATTCACCTTAGTAAGATCTCACATTCCTCAATTTGAAATTCCATTTCAATTATTACTGGAATTCCAGAGTACGGATTATGGTttcctttaatatttattacttcaCAAGTTCAGGTGCACTCAACAGTCGGTATAATTGGAGGACTTTTCCGTAGCACTCGCAGACAAATGCAATGACCACGGGTCTCTTGGCCAACGCAGAGCCTGGGCATAAGCCTCCAAGCGAAATAAGAGTCGATATAATTAACGTCTTCTCTGAACAACGGCAACTTTGGAATAAGTTGTTTTGCAGCAGTTCCTCTGGTCTGACCTTGACTGGTAGCACTATTAATGTCTATGTGTGGCTAGTTCACACTCCATTCCTCTCTCCTTCGCGCTCagccttttctcttttcagtaTCTTTCTTCTATTTCGACCTGCTACATCTCTACTCTTGTTCTCAGTTCCTTCATCAAAAACAAAGTAGGGTTTCGCCTGTCTGTGATAGTATTAACAATGTATTTGCAAACAAGGTTGGGCTTTAACTTGTTGATCAACGTTCGCCTCAAAACCACTGGTGTCCTGTAACATTTACACAAACTTTGCCACGACTTTTGTCTAGTTAAGACTGTCCCTTAGAGAAACTAGacatgtagaaaaaaaagtatagaagGGGATAACGGATGTCAGCATGGTAAAGCGCTACATTTTAGAGCGTACGTAACATCTATGCCAGCGCGTGATGGGTCATTCCAGAGTGAAGTTTCTCTACAGAAACTGTAGCAGATTACCAAAAACACACCATACGGGATGTTTGTTATTAAAAGGTGAGTGACAACAGTGATGGGTGATTTGATTTTCAcccacatgcacgcacgcgctaCGCTGTCCCCATTCCGCAGAAGGCAAGCATGAGCCTGGATGTCCAGGTATTTATACAGACAACTGCGTTATCTCAGAACCAGGCCAAGACCACGATCAGCACTCCACGCACAACATCCTCACGCCGTAAATGGCGGCTGATCGTCGgacaaatgttgtttttttctgtgacttAATTATAGGCAACATGATTGACAAAGtaggaatgaagaaaaaaacttaggGAGACAGACAACTCTGTATGAATGTATCAGCGGTACGAATTACAGTAGATGTGTCGAGTGTTGAGTGCTGGATACGGATGGCATTAATCTTGTGCAAGAGTaggcaatgttttctttttgtgggtcGGTCACAAAATTGTAAAGTTCGCGCCGGGCCGGtgacagcttaaaaaaaaaaaaaatcaaaaacaccCAAAGACAGCAAATCTGGCCAaagacagtaaatattttagtttttagtaTATTTGATCTGGCTGTATTTTTGATGAGGTAATTCGCAGAACTGCGACCAAATGCTCGTCCGTTATACGCGAACGTAGGTTGGACTTCGATCCTCCTCTTCATAATTTAAAAACCCCATAAAAACAGTCTgttcgcgcgcgcacacacacacgtcgaTGTAAATATCACCAACATTATTCTGGCAAGTTCTTTTAAGATTGGAAATGTGTCCTCACTTAGCGATTTGAAAAGCTGGATAACGTTTTCACGAATAAAATAATCATTCAACACTGTGCTGCACTGTTACTCGAACAGTTCAAGTTGCGGACTAGCTGGCACACATTCTGTGTCCACGGTAATGAGATCTGACAATATTTTCAACTTACTTTCCAATTTTCTAAAATCCCCAAAAAGTCGCAACAATTAACAAAGGGATGTTTGTAATTAAGCTGCTTCACAAGAACGCTGGCACAAAGTATCAaccagattttgtttttctgagttTACTCTCATGCAAACCCTGAATCATATCTTCATACATCGCCAGAGGAACAATCATTATAAGACGATACAATAACACGTTGCACAGCAGATATGATATTTTGATACAGATATCACACTTCATTCAtgtataacaaacaaaaaatctatGTCAAATTCATTACAGGAtccaataaataattttgtactcATGATTTGCAACCTAATTCAaatgtgcaaataataataataaagcacttCTATATAGCATTATTTCCACACAATGcttaattgttcttttttaaaaaaaataactcctggtaaaataaaaaatgtacagtcaGCAAAAAATGCACTgatattcacacatgcacatgtgctTCTTACAATGTTCCCATTGAtcatattacattattattaataacaaagaACTCCAAAGATAAAATGTTATAGTGGTCATAAAGATAAAGAAGTCTACTAGCATTGCACTTCTACATGCAAACAGCAAACTCTCCTGTGAGATTGCCTCAGTCTTGCGTCTTTTCACCTCCTGTCATGAGTGTAAAATCGAGCCTTTTCACtaaattttgcagaaattttcttttcaggtAAATCAGCTGTGGCAGTATAGGTAGGATAGGTCTTGAGCAGATTATCCTGTCATTTTATTCTACCCTTTTTCTGTAAGAGTCTGACAAGTATGATCAGTTTTAATCCCAAGTGCTAATACTGTTCTTTCCACAAAACCTTTGGTATTTATACATCTCACTGAAAAAGGCTTCCTTACCACAGTAGAATAACTACAATACTCTCTAAGCGTATACCACATTAGATCAAATTAATATAATGCCCAGTATATTCAACATGTGGATGAAGGATTTATCCAGTCTATACAAGACAAATGGGTTCTGCACACATCTGCATAATACTGTACTGCATGACATCAAAAGACTAACAAACTGCAGGAACTTGTTATCTTAGACAATAAAGTGGCTAACAGGATACATAATTTCAAAAGCCTTGGTGAAACTATCAGCAGaggaaacaaaatgacagtGATGTGAGTTGGACAGCAGATGCCAATGAAAAAAGACACACAACATTTAAGACTGATGGCTGAAATAATACTTTACACATGTATGATGAAGCTCTGGAGCTATTtgtacatttctaattttaaaagttttaggtcttaaaatagttttatagaATGCTCCTAAAAGTGGTGCACAATTTAATTTTAGATCTTTTCTgactaaaatcattttaaaatacgaTAAAGCTTTTTAAGCAAGACTTCTGCTTCCAGAAGTAAAAAAGGTGGCCCCCTAGAATAAACAGCAAAAGGAAAGTTTTTCATCTATGGAGATCACATATCATTACTATCAATGCTAAATCTGTCAGCTGCATTAGGCACTCATCTGTGATAGCCTTCTCTTCATCACCTTCATGTTGCTGTATGTCTCTGGCACTGCTTTAAACTGGTTTCCAGTCCTAGCTGACTGACTGCACTCTGTCTAAGGTGGTAATTACAATAATCAGGATGCTGCTGCTTTTATGGTTGTGGCATCTAACAGATGGCTGTGCTCTCTGAAGTTGAAGACATTACATATTCACCTGCTGAAGTATGGGGTGTCTGaagattttattcttgttcctctttctctctctcatacttgTTCACTATGTACATCCAACCACTTGGTCCCAACATCAAATTACATATGCAGTTATTACCTCGTTCCTCCCCAATGTGATAACTGCTGTTATTGCTGTTTTAGTTAGATTAGAACAGGTCTGAGctgttttaaataatagaagaacaaatcacttttaaaacatttgtttaaacttttgtcgagcaaacttttaaaaagactttgGAGCTTGTTTTCAAACACATTTCTAAATTCACTTATTAAGAACAGTTCCCAGTTTCAGAAATTTGTTGCAGCAGAAGGGTAGGTAATGGGAGGTAATGCAAAAATCTGAGTCATCAGAATCATGAAAGCCACTCAACATTAAAAGCCCACTGAAATGGATTAGAACACATAAAACTTGAAAGAAATTTATAGAAAAGGTGAATAACCTGTAAATTTAAGCTTTCTGAGCTTGCTATTAGTCG
Encoded proteins:
- the LOC112568656 gene encoding carboxypeptidase N subunit 2-like; translated protein: MSRWHVVCKIPFACLVTMTTVMCLATKVAACPTPCQCTQTYFVYCQNISLSSESLADVTSVVPQEAILLDVGFNNVDILSSGLLERLSNLEYLNLANNRISKIGLGMFSNLQQLKDLNLQHNHLKEVGRGIFINMSRLKKLNLGGNRLTAIQEHAFSLSGLQQLYLQENGLTALRPSQLAGLPLLEYLDLSDNLIQTIEGGSFKDLIVLKKLKLSNNRLSSLAENVFEGLSSLKELFLDRNTLPSLDCFGVPNFAANLHLLDLANNSLISIPADIFPQLRNLKTIQLNHNHISHIGQQAFKDLQLDRLNLAYNFLETIDREMLNGARRISSINLSHNHIHTIKTGVFDNFRGSVYVLNMAGNNLTSIHFGMFRGMQNLQTLNLSHNSLGSILDKSFEDLVRLTELWLDNNKLQWFSADLLKGTSMRTLSVIENPVTELRGFSFEDSTDAISILVNLTVTFVAQTSITVSWPYKEGSQLYWTLQVWCVSETGQEASKCSRPIQEENLPTYKTSETISGLQPGTQYFVCVNPVFLAKDVLISQCVLVSTLSISTSTSSPVGTAKSQSSSVTVGHQYDVELQRYILAVLLSLWINMVQCL